The following DNA comes from Microbacterium wangchenii.
CCGAGCTCCGCGACGGTGACCGCGTCCTGGTGAAGTCGTCCAACTCCGCCGGCCTGAGGTTCCTCGGCGATCGTCTGGGAGAATCGTTCTCGTGAGATCCCTCCTGACGGCAGCCGCGATCTCGCTGGCCTTCACTCTCTTCCTCACGCCCGTCTTCCTGCGGCTGTTCCGCAAGTGGGGCTGGGGTCAGGTCATCCGCACCCCCGAAGACATCCACAACCCCTCGCACGCCGCCAAGCGCGGCACCCCCACGATGGGCGGGACGATCTTCATCGTCGGCACGATCGTCGGCTATCTCGTCGGGACGTTCACCGGCAACAATCCGCCCACCATCTCCGGCTGGCTCGTGATCTGGATGATGGTCGGATTCGGCACCGTGGGCTTCATCGACGACTTCATGAAGGTGCGCAGCCAGCGCAGTCTCGGGCTCTCGGGCTGGCGCAAGATCGTCGGCCAGGTGATCGTGACGATCCCGTTCGGCATCGTCGCGCTGAACTTCCCCAACCGCGTCAACCAGACCCCGGCGTCGGAGTACATCTCGGTCTTCCGCGACATCCCGCTGCTGTCGCTGTTCGCGCTCGGCCCGATCCTGGGCTGGCTGCTGTACCTCGCGTGGGTCTCCTTCATCGGGGTGGCCGCATCCAACTCCGTCAACGTCACCGACGGGCTGGACGGCCTGGCCGCAGGCTCGGGCATCTTCGTCACCGGCGCGTACAGCCTCATCGCCTTCTGGCAGGTGCAGCAGGTGTGCACCAACGTCGCCGAGGCCGTGCAGCCGGCGTGCTACAACACCCGTGACCCGTTCGATCTCGCGATCGTCTCCGCCGCGTTCGTCGGCGCGCTCGTGGGCTTCCTCTGGTGGAACGCGCCCAAGGCGAAGGTCTTCATGGGCGACTGCGGATCGATGGCCATCGGCGGCGTCATCGCCGCCATGGCGATCCTCACCCGCACGGAACTGCTCCTCGTCCTCGTCGCCGGCGTGTACGTCATCGCGTCCGGCTCGGTCATCCTGCAGCGGGCGTACTTCAAGATCACGCGCGGCAAACGGCTGTTCCTCATGAGTCCGCTCCACCATCACCTCGAGATGCGCGGATGGTCGGAGGTCACGATCGTCGTGCGGATGTGGATCATCGCCGGGATGCTGGCGGTCTCGGGCGTCGGATTCTTCTACGTCGAATGGCTCTCCCGCGCATGAGCACCGCACGCGTGGACACCCTGACCAGCTGGCACGCCGACTGGCGCGGACTGCGGGTCGCCGTGCTCGGGCTGTCGACGACCGGCTTCTCCGTCGCCGACACCCTCGCCGAGCTCGGCGCGGACGTGTACGTCTTCACCGAATCGGCCGACGAGGAGTACGCGCGGCTGCTGCCGGTCATCGGTGCGCGGTTGTGGACCGGTCCGCTGCAGGAGGTGCCGGAGGAGCTCGCGACGTTCGACCCCGAGGTCGTGATCGCCTCGCCCGGCTTCGCGCCGCAGCATCCGGTCATCGCGTGGACGCAGGAGCGCGGCACGCCGCTGTGGGGCGACATCGAACTGGCGTGGCGCGTGCGCGACAAGGTGCTGCGCCCGGACGGATCTCCCGCGGACTGGATGCTGATCACCGGCACCAACGGCAAGACCACGACGACGCGCCTGACCGCCTCCATGCTCGTGGCCGGGGGCCTGCGCGCCGCACCGGTGGGCAACATCGGGGTGCCGGTGCTCGACGCCGTGCGCGACCCCGGCGGCTTCGACGTGCTCGTGGTCGAACTCTCCAGCCACCAGCTGTGGTACCTCGGGCTGGCCGACGTGGCGGGCCCCGACCCGCTGTCGCCGTATGCCGCCGTGTGCCTGAACCTCGCCGACGACCACCTGGAGTGGCACGGTTCCTTCCAGGCCTACCGCGACGCGAAAGCGGTCGTGTACCGCAACACGCGCGTGGCCTGCGTCTATAACAAGGCCGACGTCGCCACGCGCGAGATGGTCGAGGACGCCGATGTGGTCGAGGGGGCCCGCGCGATCGGGTTCGACCTGGGCGTCCCCGGCCCCAGCGACCTCGGCGTCGTCGACGGCATCCTCGTGGACCGCGCGTTCCTGGCCGAGCGGCGCTCGTCGGCCCTCGAGCTGACGACGGTGTCCGAGCTCGCCGCCGAGGGGCTCGGCGCTCCGCACATCGTCTCCAATATCCTCGCCGCCAGCGCCCTGGCCCGCTCGCGCGACGTCGAGCCGGCGGCGATCCGCGCGGCGCTGCGGTCGTTCGCCCTGGACCCGCACCGCATCGAGGTCGTCGCCGTGCACGAGGGTGTCACGTGGATCGACGACTCCAAGGCCACGAACCCGCACGCCGCGGCATCCTCCCTCGCCGCCTATCCCGGCGCGCTGTGGATCGTCGGCGGCATGCTCAAGGGCGTGGACATCGCCCCCCTCGTGGCGGGCCGAGGGGGCGGCGCGAAGGCGGCGATCGTCATCGGAGCCGACCGCACAGAGGTGGTGGGGGCGTTCGCGCGACACGCCCCCGAAGTCCCCGTCTTCGAGGTCGACGCCGCAGAGACTGAGAACGTCATGGCACGGGTCGTCGACCTGGCGCTGGACATCGCCCGCGACGGAGACGTGGTGCTGCTGGCACCGGCGGCGGCGTCCTTCGACCAGTTCTCGTCCTACGCCGACCGCGGCCGGCGCTTCGCCGACGCGGTGAGGGAACGCATCAGCGCAGGAGAGGGGGGTGCACGTGACCACGACGACACCGCCCCCGACCCAGGCGCCTGACCCCGAGGGGCCCTCGCGCCGCGGACTGGCCGCACGCGTCTCGCTCGGCCGCGTGTTCACGCCGGTGCCGAGCGAGTTCCTCCTCATCGCCTCCACCGCGCTGCTCCTGACCGGCTTCGGCCTCGTGATGGTGCTCTCGGCCACCTCCGCCCTCGGCGGGGCGCAGGACCCGTTCGAGCACGTCATCAAGCAGGGGATCTTCGCCGTCCTCGGCATCCCGCTGATGTTCGTCGCGAGCCGGTTCCCGGTGAGCTTCTGGCGCAAGGTCGCGTGGCTCGCCCTCATCGGTGCGACCGCGTTCCAGCTCCTGGTCTTCGTGCCCGGCCTCGGCGTGGAGTCGTACGGAAACCGCAACTGGGTCTCCCTCGGCGGCATCCAGTTCCAGCCGGCGGAGTTCCTCAAGATCGCCCTGGCACTGTGGATGGGCGCGGTGCTGTACCGCAAGCGCACCCTCCTGCGCTCCTGGGCGCACGTGTTCATCCCCGTCGTCCCGGTCGGCGCGCTCGTGATCGCCACGGTCCTCGCCGGCCGCGACCTCGGCACCGCCATGATCCTGTTCCTCGTGGTGCTGGCGGCGCTGTTCTTCTCCGGCGTTCGCCTGCGGATCTTCATCCTGCCGGCGATCCTGGCCGTGGGTGCCGTGCTGACCCTCGCGCTCAGCAGCGAGAACCGCCGTGCGCGCATCTTCAGCTTCCTCAACCCCGACACCGTCGACTGCTACTACGACACGTGCTATCAGTCGCTGCACGCGGTGTGGGGCCTGGCGTCCGGCGGCATCTTCGGGCTGGGGTTGGGCAACTCCAAGGAGAAGTACGACTGGCTCCCCGCCGCCGCGAACGACTACATCTTCGCGATCGTGGGGGAGGAGCTCGGGCTCATCGGCTGTGCCGTCGTGCTGGGCCTGTTCGCGCTGTTCGCCGTGGGGGCCTTCCACATCATCCGCAAGACCGACGACCCGTTCGTGCGCATCGTCTCCGGTGCCATCACGATCTGGATCGTGGGGCAGGCGCTCATCAACATCGGCGTCGTGCTGCGGGTCTTCCCCGTGCTCGGTGTCCCGCTGCCGTTCATGTCGCAGGGCGGCACGAGCCTGCTCTCCGTGCTCCTGGCGTGCGGAGTGCTGCTGTCCTTCGCCCGCACGCTCCCCGTCCGCCAGCGCTGACCGCGCCCTGCGGGAACGCTCAGGCGGCGGCCGTTAGGGTCGGATGGTGACCACCTACCTCCTCGCCGGCGGCGGCACGGCCGGCCACGTCAAC
Coding sequences within:
- the mraY gene encoding phospho-N-acetylmuramoyl-pentapeptide-transferase, with translation MRSLLTAAAISLAFTLFLTPVFLRLFRKWGWGQVIRTPEDIHNPSHAAKRGTPTMGGTIFIVGTIVGYLVGTFTGNNPPTISGWLVIWMMVGFGTVGFIDDFMKVRSQRSLGLSGWRKIVGQVIVTIPFGIVALNFPNRVNQTPASEYISVFRDIPLLSLFALGPILGWLLYLAWVSFIGVAASNSVNVTDGLDGLAAGSGIFVTGAYSLIAFWQVQQVCTNVAEAVQPACYNTRDPFDLAIVSAAFVGALVGFLWWNAPKAKVFMGDCGSMAIGGVIAAMAILTRTELLLVLVAGVYVIASGSVILQRAYFKITRGKRLFLMSPLHHHLEMRGWSEVTIVVRMWIIAGMLAVSGVGFFYVEWLSRA
- the murD gene encoding UDP-N-acetylmuramoyl-L-alanine--D-glutamate ligase, yielding MSTARVDTLTSWHADWRGLRVAVLGLSTTGFSVADTLAELGADVYVFTESADEEYARLLPVIGARLWTGPLQEVPEELATFDPEVVIASPGFAPQHPVIAWTQERGTPLWGDIELAWRVRDKVLRPDGSPADWMLITGTNGKTTTTRLTASMLVAGGLRAAPVGNIGVPVLDAVRDPGGFDVLVVELSSHQLWYLGLADVAGPDPLSPYAAVCLNLADDHLEWHGSFQAYRDAKAVVYRNTRVACVYNKADVATREMVEDADVVEGARAIGFDLGVPGPSDLGVVDGILVDRAFLAERRSSALELTTVSELAAEGLGAPHIVSNILAASALARSRDVEPAAIRAALRSFALDPHRIEVVAVHEGVTWIDDSKATNPHAAASSLAAYPGALWIVGGMLKGVDIAPLVAGRGGGAKAAIVIGADRTEVVGAFARHAPEVPVFEVDAAETENVMARVVDLALDIARDGDVVLLAPAAASFDQFSSYADRGRRFADAVRERISAGEGGARDHDDTAPDPGA
- the ftsW gene encoding putative lipid II flippase FtsW, translated to MTTTTPPPTQAPDPEGPSRRGLAARVSLGRVFTPVPSEFLLIASTALLLTGFGLVMVLSATSALGGAQDPFEHVIKQGIFAVLGIPLMFVASRFPVSFWRKVAWLALIGATAFQLLVFVPGLGVESYGNRNWVSLGGIQFQPAEFLKIALALWMGAVLYRKRTLLRSWAHVFIPVVPVGALVIATVLAGRDLGTAMILFLVVLAALFFSGVRLRIFILPAILAVGAVLTLALSSENRRARIFSFLNPDTVDCYYDTCYQSLHAVWGLASGGIFGLGLGNSKEKYDWLPAAANDYIFAIVGEELGLIGCAVVLGLFALFAVGAFHIIRKTDDPFVRIVSGAITIWIVGQALINIGVVLRVFPVLGVPLPFMSQGGTSLLSVLLACGVLLSFARTLPVRQR